The following DNA comes from Methanomassiliicoccales archaeon.
GTAAGGCCGGTATGTCCGGCTCAGGGCGGTGCTCCTTCCTCGCTTTGTACAGCTCCTCATGATACCCGGTATCGCGGTAGTGCTGCCTGACCATCTCCTTGCTCAGCTCCACACAGTTACCCTTCCCATACTCGGCGGCGTCCCACCAGCGGTCCTCGTCCAACGTGCCGAAGGTGTCCACGATCATCAGTCGGCGTTCTTCATCGTAGGCGAACTCCTTCTTGCCGTCCACGTGGATGAGCCCGGCCTTTTCGGCGCGCTCAGCGATGAGCCCGTCGATCTTGGATATGGTCTCGAAGACCTGATCGTACTCCTTCTCGCTCAGACCGGAGATGCGCTTCGCCTCCGCGTCGTCCAGATTCCGGTCGGTCTCCTCCAACTTCGTCGTCGCCTCGAAGAACATCTTCGGCAGCTTCTCACCGTACTTCAACTGGTGCCCCTTGGGGAATCCCAGCTGTTCCACGGTGATCTTGCCTTCCTTCACCCGGTCGTTCAGGGAGCCAGCGTTGTAATGGCGGCAGATGAACTCCAGAGGGATGAGGTAGTTGGTGGTCTTGCTGTTCAGTTTAGAATAATCGGGAATGACGTTGACGCGCTTCACCAGCATGCGGTCATTTCCGGTGAGCTTGACGAAATCCGAACGGATGCCGTGCTCAGCCAGTAGCTTGAACCAGTATGCGGAGGTTCTGCATAGCACCTCACCCTTGTAGGGGATCTCGGTCGGAATGATCTTGTCAAACACCGAGATGTTGTTGGTGAACTGGAACTCCAGAGTGCTCTCGTCGACCTCGAAGACCTTCTTGACCTTGCCCACGCGGAAGAGCTTCATCATACACGGAACACAGTAATAAGGATAAATCTTACCTAGAACTCCGAACCGGCATGCACTTCCAAACCCTTGCTGGTAATGGAGTAGGGAGTGATCTTCCTGGAATGGTCCGTCCGTCGCATCTTGATTATGCGCAAGGACAGCATCAGTTCGTTGCGGTCAGTGAGCTCGATGTACCGCAGGGATATCACCCCGTCGGCCACGTATTCGATGAGCCCGTCCCTTGAAGCGAAGGGGTTATCGTCCTTGACCTCCGCGGTGAGGATGAGCGTGGCACCGGTCTTCTTGATCATCTGTGCCAGGTTGAAGAGGTTCGTCCGCCGGTCGTGATCGTTGTCGAATAGCATGTTGAGCAAGGAAACGGAATCGACGACGATGCGGGAGGCCCCGAACTTTTTGATGAAATCGGGCAGCTCGCTCTTGATCCTCTGAATCGTCACCTTGGCATCCGTAGGCTCCAGCTTCACGATCTCCAGCTGTTTGGCGTCCATCTTTTCGCGCATGCCCCAACCGTGCGCCTCTGCGTCGGCCAGTATGGACTCCTTGTCCTCCTCGAGTGAGATGTATATGCCTTTCTCGCCCACGGCCAGACCCTCGTTCAAGAACTGCAGGCCTAGGGTCGTCTTACCGGTACCGAAGGACCCCATCACCACTACCGTGGAGGATCTCGGTATCCCTCCGAAAAGCATCTCGTCCAGCCCGTCTACCCCTGTCTTGATCTTATCCATTCCCATCACCCTACCCGTTCCGTGTCTATGACCACCAGTCCGTGCTGCGCTGTGACGATGGTCGCGAACCTAGCTATACGTTCCTTGTCCAGGTGCGGCAATATACTGATGAACTTCTCCACATACATATACCTCTGACGGCGGGAGGATTGCACGAACTTGCTCCATTCGAACACCAGCGCCCCATCCA
Coding sequences within:
- a CDS encoding phosphoribosylaminoimidazolesuccinocarboxamide synthase; translated protein: MMKLFRVGKVKKVFEVDESTLEFQFTNNISVFDKIIPTEIPYKGEVLCRTSAYWFKLLAEHGIRSDFVKLTGNDRMLVKRVNVIPDYSKLNSKTTNYLIPLEFICRHYNAGSLNDRVKEGKITVEQLGFPKGHQLKYGEKLPKMFFEATTKLEETDRNLDDAEAKRISGLSEKEYDQVFETISKIDGLIAERAEKAGLIHVDGKKEFAYDEERRLMIVDTFGTLDEDRWWDAAEYGKGNCVELSKEMVRQHYRDTGYHEELYKARKEHRPEPDIPALPKDVVEKVSRLYIDMYERMTGEKF
- a CDS encoding KaiC domain-containing protein, with the protein product MDKIKTGVDGLDEMLFGGIPRSSTVVVMGSFGTGKTTLGLQFLNEGLAVGEKGIYISLEEDKESILADAEAHGWGMREKMDAKQLEIVKLEPTDAKVTIQRIKSELPDFIKKFGASRIVVDSVSLLNMLFDNDHDRRTNLFNLAQMIKKTGATLILTAEVKDDNPFASRDGLIEYVADGVISLRYIELTDRNELMLSLRIIKMRRTDHSRKITPYSITSKGLEVHAGSEF